One Methylobacterium sp. 77 DNA window includes the following coding sequences:
- a CDS encoding TonB family protein: MIQPPPGSFTLPRALPRAIDDGASRPVRFLIWGATASVTLGLHVGLYLLLTRMGEAPPVPPPQMPAAVMINLSPIAVSAKSEVDNASDTPPAAESQAVEKVEEEEPPPPPAPELVPDAPLPPPNVVSEAVLAPKPPVVVKKAEKPPEKPVKKPVEKKDKPKKPTKPQEKPQVASKSGGGPKSDRQTADVTAASSAGSAVSEASRASWQNEVRSKIVRAKRFPSDARGQSGVAVVSVTFGANGGASGARLVRSSGNASLDAEAVAVMYRAAPYPIPPGGKTTVLMVPLNFRQ, from the coding sequence ATGATCCAGCCGCCGCCCGGGTCCTTTACCCTCCCGCGCGCGCTCCCGCGGGCCATCGACGACGGGGCATCCCGTCCCGTCCGCTTCCTGATCTGGGGCGCCACGGCCTCGGTCACCCTCGGGTTGCATGTGGGGCTCTACCTGTTGCTCACGCGCATGGGTGAGGCCCCCCCCGTGCCGCCGCCCCAGATGCCCGCGGCGGTGATGATCAACCTCTCGCCGATCGCCGTCTCGGCGAAATCGGAGGTCGACAACGCGTCGGACACGCCGCCGGCGGCGGAGAGCCAAGCGGTCGAGAAGGTCGAGGAGGAGGAACCGCCGCCTCCGCCCGCGCCGGAGCTAGTCCCCGACGCGCCTCTCCCACCGCCGAACGTGGTGTCCGAGGCCGTCCTCGCACCGAAGCCGCCCGTCGTCGTCAAGAAGGCGGAGAAACCTCCTGAGAAACCGGTGAAGAAGCCGGTCGAAAAGAAGGACAAGCCGAAGAAGCCGACGAAGCCCCAGGAGAAGCCGCAGGTGGCTTCGAAGAGCGGCGGCGGGCCGAAATCGGATCGGCAGACCGCCGATGTCACCGCTGCGTCCTCGGCCGGCTCGGCCGTCAGCGAAGCGTCCCGCGCGAGCTGGCAGAACGAGGTTCGCAGCAAGATCGTGCGAGCCAAGCGATTCCCGTCGGATGCGAGGGGCCAATCGGGCGTCGCCGTCGTCAGCGTGACGTTCGGAGCCAATGGCGGCGCCTCGGGCGCCCGGCTGGTTCGCTCGTCCGGCAATGCCTCCCTCGACGCGGAAGCCGTCGCGGTGATGTACCGCGCCGCGCCCTATCCGATCCCTCCGGGCGGGAAGACCACCGTGCTGATGGTCCCCCTCAACTTTCGCCAGTGA
- the purD gene encoding phosphoribosylamine--glycine ligase, which yields MNILLIGSGGREHALAYAIAKSPLCARLFTAPGNPGTAEFGENLPDLAVADHEAVKLFCDTAGIGLVVVGPEAPLVAGLVDDLQAAGIRAFGPTKAAAQLEGSKGFTKDLCAERGIPTAAFARFTDQHAALAYLAKSGAPIVVKADGLAAGKGVVVAETLDQAESAVRAMLGEPGAEIVIEECLFGEEASFFALCDGTNAVPIGTAQDHKRVFDGDRGPNTGGMGAYSPATILTPELEQAVMETIIAPTLAGMRERGTPFSGILYAGLMLTADGPKLIEYNTRFGDPEAQVLMPRLASDLVPALLAACEGDVTGIALQFDAHRAALTVVMAAAGYPGTVMRGSTIRGIAEAGASDEVIVFQAGTRQENGRIVADGGRVLAVTATGDSMMEAQARAYAAVARIDWPEGFCRRDIGRRAVAREVAGDGI from the coding sequence ATGAACATTCTCCTCATCGGCTCCGGCGGACGCGAACACGCCCTGGCCTATGCCATCGCCAAGAGCCCGCTCTGCGCCCGCCTGTTCACGGCGCCGGGCAATCCCGGCACGGCCGAGTTCGGCGAGAACCTCCCCGATCTCGCGGTCGCCGACCATGAGGCGGTGAAGCTGTTCTGCGACACGGCAGGGATCGGCCTCGTGGTCGTCGGTCCGGAAGCGCCGCTGGTGGCGGGCCTCGTGGACGATCTCCAGGCCGCCGGCATCCGCGCCTTCGGACCGACCAAGGCCGCGGCGCAGCTCGAAGGCTCCAAAGGCTTCACCAAGGACCTCTGCGCCGAGCGGGGCATTCCGACGGCCGCCTTCGCCCGCTTCACCGACCAGCATGCCGCCCTCGCCTATCTGGCGAAATCCGGAGCGCCGATTGTGGTGAAGGCCGACGGGCTCGCCGCCGGCAAGGGCGTCGTCGTCGCCGAGACCCTGGATCAGGCGGAGAGCGCCGTCCGTGCCATGCTCGGTGAACCGGGGGCCGAAATCGTCATCGAGGAGTGCTTGTTCGGCGAGGAGGCGAGCTTCTTCGCCCTTTGCGACGGCACCAATGCCGTCCCGATCGGGACGGCGCAGGACCACAAGCGCGTATTCGACGGCGATCGCGGCCCCAATACCGGGGGCATGGGCGCCTATTCTCCGGCCACCATCCTCACGCCCGAACTCGAACAGGCGGTGATGGAGACGATCATCGCCCCGACCCTGGCGGGGATGCGCGAGCGCGGGACGCCCTTCTCCGGAATCCTCTATGCCGGCCTGATGCTGACCGCCGACGGTCCCAAGCTCATCGAGTACAACACACGCTTCGGCGATCCCGAGGCGCAGGTGCTGATGCCCCGGCTCGCCTCCGATCTGGTGCCCGCCCTACTCGCCGCCTGCGAGGGCGACGTGACCGGCATCGCGCTGCAATTCGACGCTCACCGCGCCGCGCTCACCGTGGTGATGGCGGCGGCCGGCTATCCCGGCACGGTGATGCGCGGGTCGACCATCCGTGGCATCGCCGAGGCCGGCGCCAGCGACGAAGTCATCGTGTTCCAGGCCGGAACGCGGCAGGAGAACGGCCGGATCGTCGCCGATGGCGGCCGTGTTCTGGCGGTGACGGCCACGGGCGACAGCATGATGGAGGCCCAGGCACGGGCCTATGCCGCGGTTGCCCGGATCGACTGGCCGGAAGGCTTCTGCCGCCGCGACATCGGCCGCCGGGCCGTGGCGCGCGAAGTCGCCGGGGATGGGATCTGA
- a CDS encoding pitrilysin family protein: protein MTHLPTLQPRDIRPDPLRGDAVPLAVSTHRLDNGMDVIVIPDRRSPIVTHMVWYRNGAAEDPVGQSGIAHFLEHLMFKGTERHPARHFSDRLAAIGGQENAFTSYDFTAFFQRVPAPYLAMCMEYEADRMTNLVLEDAVVASERDVVLAERGMMCEANPAGLLDEAVQAAAFPAHPCGRPVIGWRHEIEGLGRSEALAYYRRYYTPSNAILIVAGDADPEAVFDMAARIYGAIDATVTAPVRKRVQDPPARTHRAITLRDDQVRQPILQRLHAVPSAHTGAPGESEALQVLAFLLGGDETSLLHERLVRGLGCATGVHVSYWGTAYDQASFHISGTPAAGISPEVLDHSIDEVLLGLRSGGFGAEDIERAKTQIVARALYARDSQAQLAQWYGMSLCCGLSIADLDAWQRTVEAVTPEALGNALRMLDRQTGVSGYLLEAA, encoded by the coding sequence ATGACACATCTACCGACGCTTCAGCCGCGTGACATCCGTCCCGACCCGCTCCGGGGGGACGCGGTTCCTCTCGCGGTCTCGACCCATCGCCTCGACAACGGGATGGACGTCATCGTGATACCCGACCGGCGCAGCCCGATCGTGACCCACATGGTCTGGTATCGGAACGGCGCCGCCGAAGATCCCGTGGGCCAGTCGGGCATCGCGCACTTTCTCGAACACCTGATGTTCAAGGGGACGGAACGCCACCCTGCCCGGCACTTCAGCGATCGTCTCGCCGCCATCGGCGGCCAGGAGAACGCCTTCACGTCCTATGATTTCACGGCCTTCTTCCAGCGGGTCCCGGCGCCCTATCTGGCCATGTGCATGGAATACGAAGCCGACCGCATGACGAACCTCGTCCTCGAAGACGCGGTCGTTGCTTCGGAGCGGGATGTCGTCCTGGCCGAGCGCGGGATGATGTGCGAGGCCAACCCTGCGGGGCTCCTCGACGAGGCCGTGCAGGCGGCAGCCTTCCCGGCCCATCCCTGTGGGCGCCCGGTGATCGGCTGGAGGCACGAGATCGAGGGTCTCGGCCGCTCCGAGGCCCTGGCCTATTACCGGCGCTATTACACCCCCTCGAACGCGATCCTGATCGTGGCCGGCGACGCCGACCCGGAGGCGGTGTTCGACATGGCGGCCCGCATCTATGGTGCGATCGACGCGACCGTGACCGCTCCGGTGCGCAAGCGCGTGCAGGATCCGCCGGCTCGGACGCATCGGGCGATCACGCTGCGGGACGATCAGGTCCGTCAGCCGATCCTGCAGCGGCTCCATGCGGTGCCCTCCGCCCATACCGGAGCGCCCGGCGAGTCCGAAGCCCTGCAGGTCCTGGCCTTCCTCCTCGGCGGCGACGAGACCTCCCTGCTCCACGAACGCCTCGTGCGCGGCCTCGGCTGCGCGACCGGCGTCCACGTGAGCTATTGGGGCACGGCCTACGATCAGGCGAGCTTCCACATTTCCGGGACGCCCGCCGCCGGGATCTCTCCAGAAGTGCTCGACCATTCCATCGACGAGGTGCTGCTCGGCTTACGGTCCGGCGGTTTCGGTGCGGAGGATATCGAACGGGCCAAGACCCAGATCGTGGCGCGCGCTCTCTATGCCCGCGATAGCCAGGCCCAACTTGCCCAATGGTACGGCATGTCGCTGTGCTGCGGCCTCTCGATCGCCGATCTCGACGCCTGGCAGCGCACCGTCGAGGCGGTCACGCCCGAAGCCCTGGGCAACGCCCTCCGGATGCTCGACCGCCAGACCGGCGTGTCGGGCTACCTCTTGGAAGCGGCCTGA
- a CDS encoding DUF2147 domain-containing protein has translation MTNRPISAMAGRLLAPLAGIVLSAVSGLAMAAPNDPTGTFLTEDGRARVRVEKCGAQNNHVCGYVVWLKVPLNDKGQPRIDFKNPDPKKQARASLGHQLIMGIKPNADNHYEGKIYNAEDGSFYDVTIWSEQPGQLTVRGCMLRFMCMSQGWTKVTDTVPGQLTGPTNGPGGPRSDPEWAPKAQPASAAGATGTAPAGAPKPAAAAPKPAPAAKPAE, from the coding sequence ATGACGAATCGACCCATTTCGGCGATGGCCGGTCGGCTCCTGGCGCCGCTCGCCGGGATCGTGCTGAGTGCTGTGTCCGGACTCGCCATGGCGGCTCCCAACGACCCGACCGGCACCTTCCTCACCGAGGACGGGCGGGCCCGCGTCCGCGTCGAGAAGTGCGGCGCGCAGAACAACCATGTCTGCGGTTACGTCGTCTGGCTGAAGGTCCCGCTGAACGACAAGGGCCAGCCGCGTATCGACTTCAAGAATCCCGACCCGAAGAAGCAGGCCCGCGCCTCGCTCGGCCACCAGCTCATCATGGGCATCAAGCCGAACGCCGACAATCATTACGAAGGCAAGATCTACAACGCCGAGGACGGCTCGTTCTACGACGTGACGATCTGGAGCGAGCAGCCCGGCCAGCTCACCGTACGCGGCTGCATGCTGCGTTTCATGTGCATGTCCCAGGGCTGGACCAAGGTCACCGATACGGTGCCTGGACAGCTGACCGGCCCGACCAACGGGCCGGGCGGCCCCCGCTCCGACCCCGAGTGGGCGCCCAAGGCACAGCCCGCCTCGGCCGCGGGCGCGACCGGCACCGCGCCGGCCGGCGCTCCGAAACCGGCCGCCGCCGCGCCGAAGCCGGCGCCGGCAGCCAAGCCCGCCGAGTAA
- a CDS encoding glucokinase, whose amino-acid sequence MFEFPVLVGDVGGTNARFALVAEAGAEAKILGHVQTNAFPDPSAAIRSVLEKHEGPAPRSTILAVAARIDGPAVRLTNADWVIEGARIGQDFGLSRSVVVNDYVPVAAGAVDIAPTDLTPIGPHRDGGLKGDQGTRLVLGPGTGFGAAAVVPYADRLTIVSTEAGHVDFGPSDAGEDEIWRHVERIDGRVTVEALLSGPGLSRLYRAVHLARTGREAETSEPAMVTTMGVDGSDPYAAEAVALFAKLLGRVCGDLALTFLATGGVYIGGGIAPRILPVLETGGFRKAFEYKPPFVTQMEAIPTSVISVQDPAFAGLAALANRPEVFVYHGQVWTKG is encoded by the coding sequence ATGTTCGAATTCCCGGTCCTCGTCGGTGATGTCGGCGGCACCAACGCCCGCTTCGCGCTCGTGGCGGAGGCGGGTGCCGAGGCGAAGATCCTCGGTCATGTCCAGACGAACGCCTTTCCCGATCCGAGCGCGGCGATCAGGTCGGTTCTGGAGAAACATGAGGGACCGGCGCCGCGCTCGACCATCCTCGCCGTTGCCGCCCGCATCGATGGGCCGGCGGTTCGTCTCACCAATGCCGATTGGGTGATCGAGGGAGCGCGGATCGGGCAGGATTTCGGCCTGTCGCGCTCGGTCGTCGTCAACGATTACGTGCCCGTCGCCGCCGGCGCCGTGGATATCGCCCCCACCGACCTGACGCCGATCGGCCCTCACCGGGACGGCGGCCTGAAAGGCGACCAGGGTACGCGACTGGTGCTCGGGCCGGGCACCGGGTTCGGCGCGGCGGCCGTGGTGCCCTACGCGGATCGCCTCACCATCGTCTCCACCGAGGCCGGCCACGTCGATTTCGGCCCCTCCGATGCCGGCGAGGACGAGATCTGGCGGCATGTCGAGCGTATCGACGGACGGGTCACGGTGGAGGCACTGCTCTCCGGGCCGGGGCTCTCACGGCTCTACAGGGCCGTTCATCTCGCGAGAACCGGGCGGGAGGCCGAGACGTCCGAGCCCGCCATGGTCACCACCATGGGCGTCGATGGCAGCGATCCGTACGCGGCCGAAGCCGTCGCTCTGTTCGCAAAGCTCCTCGGACGGGTCTGCGGCGACCTCGCCCTGACCTTCCTCGCCACGGGCGGCGTCTATATCGGCGGCGGCATCGCCCCGCGGATCCTGCCCGTCCTGGAGACGGGCGGCTTCCGCAAGGCCTTCGAATACAAGCCGCCCTTCGTCACCCAGATGGAGGCGATCCCCACCAGCGTGATCTCGGTCCAGGATCCCGCCTTCGCGGGCCTCGCCGCCCTGGCGAACCGGCCCGAGGTGTTCGTCTATCACGGGCAGGTCTGGACGAAGGGCTGA
- a CDS encoding serine hydrolase domain-containing protein, translated as MQDIPVTDPKTLGLCSDRLERVDGWMRRLVDEGKLAGLSVMLSRRGETAFFRAHGLADMARKTPFAADTITRIYSMTKPLTSVAVMMLYEEGRFQLDDPITRFLPEFADMRVFTGGNRVKAETEPAQRPITIRDLLTHTSGLTYGFMESTLVDALYRQNGVDFGEAQDAGLSEVVARLAKQPLLAQPGAEWNYSVATDLLGHLVAVIAGQDFGDFLKARVIDPLGMVDTDFFVPADKVSRLASNYSLFRDRSLKLYDDAVGSRFTSKPAIPSGGGGLVSTASDYMRFCRFILGGGALDDVRLLGRKTIDLMLMNHLGGDLASMGQPRFSESTYTGIGFGLGFSVMIDPARAQIIGTPGEVAWGGLASTSFWIDPAEDLAVVMLAQLIPSSALPIRRELRVLTYAALVD; from the coding sequence ATGCAGGACATCCCGGTGACCGACCCCAAGACGCTCGGTCTCTGTTCCGATAGGCTGGAGCGGGTCGATGGCTGGATGCGGAGGCTCGTCGACGAGGGGAAGCTCGCCGGCCTCTCGGTGATGCTGTCGCGGCGCGGTGAGACGGCGTTCTTCCGCGCCCACGGCCTTGCAGACATGGCTCGCAAGACGCCGTTCGCGGCAGATACGATCACGCGCATCTACTCGATGACGAAGCCGCTGACCTCGGTGGCGGTGATGATGCTCTACGAGGAAGGCCGCTTCCAGCTCGACGACCCGATCACCCGCTTCCTTCCGGAATTCGCCGACATGCGGGTCTTCACCGGTGGCAACCGGGTGAAGGCCGAGACCGAGCCGGCCCAGCGTCCGATCACCATCCGCGATCTCCTCACCCATACGTCCGGCCTGACCTACGGCTTCATGGAATCGACGCTCGTCGATGCGCTCTACCGGCAGAACGGCGTCGATTTCGGGGAGGCCCAGGATGCCGGTCTCTCCGAAGTGGTGGCGCGGCTGGCCAAGCAGCCTCTCCTCGCCCAGCCCGGTGCGGAATGGAACTACAGCGTCGCCACCGACCTGCTCGGCCATCTCGTGGCGGTGATCGCGGGCCAGGATTTTGGCGATTTCCTGAAGGCCAGAGTGATCGATCCCCTCGGCATGGTCGACACGGACTTCTTCGTGCCCGCCGACAAGGTTTCGCGGCTGGCATCCAACTACAGCCTGTTCCGCGACCGCAGCCTCAAGCTCTACGACGACGCGGTGGGAAGCCGCTTCACCTCGAAGCCGGCGATCCCCTCCGGCGGCGGTGGCCTGGTCTCGACAGCCTCCGACTACATGCGCTTCTGCCGGTTCATCCTGGGAGGCGGTGCCCTCGACGATGTGCGGCTCCTCGGCCGCAAGACCATCGACCTCATGCTGATGAACCATCTCGGCGGCGACCTCGCCTCGATGGGCCAGCCGCGCTTTTCGGAATCGACCTATACCGGGATCGGTTTCGGGCTGGGATTCTCAGTCATGATCGACCCGGCTCGGGCACAGATCATCGGCACTCCCGGCGAGGTCGCATGGGGCGGCCTCGCCAGCACGTCGTTCTGGATCGATCCGGCGGAAGATCTCGCGGTGGTGATGCTCGCCCAGCTCATCCCGTCCTCGGCCCTGCCGATCAGACGAGAGTTGCGGGTTCTGACTTACGCCGCCCTGGTTGATTGA
- a CDS encoding pitrilysin family protein → MTLSNDSCAAIKSYAERVQRVTSPGGVTAWLFEDHTLPILSMAFGFRGGAASDPIGKAGTARMLADLLTEGAGSLDGSAFQRAMGDRAIQLSFSASSESLRGTLRSLSRNADRAFELVGLALRDPLLASDDHERIRDAACAEVRKSLTQTDQVAMDALFAHGFPDHPYGRPKGGDLASLAAISRSDIVDLHAGMVTRDNLEIAVVGAIGPDALVALLDRAFSELPVGTSPAVAPCSLAHLGARFVTPLASPQTTIYFGRPALARHDHDAMASVVVNHCLGGGTFSSRLFREVREARGLCYSVWSMVRFSDEGSTIIGATSTPNERAGEALGVIQGEVARLIQEGIGTDELEAAKSYLTGSYGLRFDTSRSIANLLLELKFDGRDPSWLDERNRRIAAVTEADAARTIERLFGDGALLVTAAGEPAGL, encoded by the coding sequence ATGACACTTTCCAACGACTCGTGCGCCGCGATCAAATCCTATGCCGAACGCGTCCAGCGCGTGACGAGTCCGGGCGGTGTGACGGCCTGGCTGTTCGAGGATCACACCCTTCCGATCCTGTCGATGGCCTTCGGCTTCCGCGGCGGCGCGGCCAGCGATCCCATCGGCAAGGCCGGCACGGCGCGGATGCTCGCGGATCTGCTCACCGAGGGCGCAGGTTCCCTCGACGGCAGTGCCTTCCAGCGTGCCATGGGCGACCGGGCGATCCAGCTCTCGTTCTCGGCTAGTTCCGAAAGTCTGAGAGGAACTCTTCGGTCCCTCTCCCGGAATGCCGACAGGGCCTTCGAACTGGTCGGCCTCGCCCTGCGCGACCCGCTCCTGGCATCGGACGACCATGAGCGCATCCGTGACGCGGCTTGCGCCGAGGTTCGAAAATCCCTCACGCAAACCGATCAAGTGGCGATGGACGCGCTCTTCGCGCACGGCTTTCCCGATCATCCGTACGGACGCCCGAAGGGCGGCGATCTGGCATCCCTCGCGGCGATCAGCCGGAGCGACATCGTCGACCTTCATGCAGGCATGGTCACGCGCGACAATCTGGAGATCGCCGTGGTCGGAGCGATCGGCCCGGATGCTCTGGTCGCGCTCCTCGACCGCGCCTTCTCGGAGCTTCCGGTCGGGACCTCGCCGGCCGTGGCTCCTTGTTCCCTCGCGCATCTCGGCGCGCGGTTCGTGACGCCATTGGCGTCGCCGCAGACGACGATCTACTTCGGTCGCCCCGCGCTGGCACGCCACGATCATGACGCCATGGCGTCCGTCGTCGTCAATCATTGCCTCGGCGGCGGCACCTTCAGCTCCCGCCTGTTTCGAGAGGTCCGGGAGGCGCGCGGGCTCTGCTACTCGGTCTGGTCGATGGTGCGCTTCAGCGATGAGGGCTCAACCATTATCGGTGCCACGTCGACTCCGAACGAGCGGGCGGGCGAAGCCCTCGGCGTGATTCAGGGCGAAGTCGCGCGCCTCATCCAGGAGGGGATCGGCACGGACGAGCTCGAAGCGGCCAAGAGCTATCTCACCGGTTCCTATGGTCTCCGGTTCGACACATCCCGCTCGATCGCCAACCTGCTGCTCGAGCTGAAATTCGACGGACGCGATCCGAGCTGGCTCGACGAGCGCAATCGGCGGATCGCCGCCGTGACCGAAGCGGACGCGGCCCGCACCATCGAGCGCCTGTTCGGTGACGGGGCTCTGCTCGTGACGGCCGCCGGCGAGCCGGCAGGCCTGTGA
- a CDS encoding DUF427 domain-containing protein, producing MHPRPLPCGPGQESVWDYPRPPRLERVASRLRVMFSGTTVADTVSGYRVLETSHPPTYYIPPGDLAEGVLGPARMAGICEWKGRAVLHDVLAGGRRAEGAAWAYPKPTRDFEAIAGFLAFYAGAMESCFVGDVRVEPQPGGFYGGWITPDVVGPFKGGPGTMGW from the coding sequence ATGCATCCGAGACCTTTGCCCTGCGGCCCCGGCCAGGAGAGCGTGTGGGACTATCCCCGCCCGCCGCGGTTGGAGCGCGTCGCTTCACGCCTGCGCGTGATGTTTTCGGGGACGACCGTCGCCGACACGGTGTCGGGCTATCGCGTCCTCGAGACGAGCCATCCGCCGACCTATTACATCCCGCCCGGCGACCTGGCCGAAGGTGTTCTCGGGCCGGCGAGGATGGCGGGCATATGCGAGTGGAAGGGGCGCGCCGTCCTTCACGACGTCCTGGCCGGGGGTCGTCGCGCGGAGGGTGCGGCCTGGGCCTACCCGAAGCCGACACGGGACTTCGAGGCCATCGCGGGCTTCCTCGCCTTCTACGCGGGTGCGATGGAGTCCTGTTTCGTCGGCGACGTGAGGGTGGAACCCCAGCCCGGCGGCTTCTATGGCGGCTGGATCACGCCCGATGTCGTCGGCCCGTTCAAGGGCGGCCCCGGGACGATGGGATGGTGA
- the otsB gene encoding trehalose-phosphatase, which translates to MTDFALFLDFDGTLVEIAPRPDQVVVAPELAPALLRLRDRLGGALAIVTGRPIAVIDDFLAPARFDVAGLHGVERRVDGVVSGGSAEDHPALRARIAGLHEAVRNLESVLIEDKGASVAVHWRLATPSDAAEAEAAVKAAAAELGDAYRLQLGKAVGEIVPASATKGHAIRALAEAAPYAGRRAMFLGDDLTDEKAFAVVNEVGGVSVRIGGSDTIATRRLTDPDAVRALIYAWADGAPIDPDALPAA; encoded by the coding sequence GTGACGGACTTCGCCCTCTTCCTCGACTTCGACGGCACTCTCGTGGAGATCGCTCCACGGCCGGATCAGGTGGTGGTGGCTCCCGAACTGGCGCCGGCCCTGCTCCGGCTGCGGGACCGGCTCGGCGGCGCCCTCGCCATCGTCACCGGCCGTCCCATCGCGGTGATCGACGACTTCCTGGCGCCCGCGCGGTTCGATGTCGCCGGTCTCCACGGGGTCGAGCGACGGGTCGACGGTGTCGTGTCGGGAGGCAGCGCCGAGGACCACCCCGCTTTGCGCGCCCGGATCGCGGGTCTGCACGAGGCCGTGCGCAATCTCGAATCCGTTCTGATCGAGGACAAGGGCGCCTCGGTCGCCGTGCATTGGCGCCTCGCCACGCCCTCCGATGCCGCGGAGGCCGAAGCGGCCGTGAAGGCGGCGGCCGCCGAACTCGGCGATGCCTATCGGCTGCAATTGGGCAAGGCGGTCGGTGAGATCGTCCCGGCATCGGCCACCAAGGGCCACGCCATCCGCGCCCTGGCCGAAGCGGCGCCCTATGCCGGCCGGCGCGCGATGTTCCTCGGAGACGACCTCACCGACGAGAAGGCCTTCGCCGTGGTCAACGAAGTCGGCGGGGTCAGCGTCCGCATCGGCGGCAGCGACACCATCGCCACACGACGCCTCACGGATCCCGACGCCGTGCGCGCGCTGATCTATGCCTGGGCCGACGGCGCGCCGATCGACCCGGACGCCTTGCCGGCCGCCTGA
- the exbD gene encoding TonB system transport protein ExbD, with amino-acid sequence MAVRLGSDSSDDLAENAEINITPFIDVILVLLIIFMVAAPLSTVDVAVELPTSAAPQQPRPEKPIFVSVKSDLTLALGEEVVARPAMGPALDALAKGNKDERIFLRADKGVPYGELMQVMNLLRSAGYLKVGLVGLEDVSGGTKP; translated from the coding sequence ATGGCCGTTCGTCTTGGATCCGACAGCAGCGACGACCTGGCTGAGAATGCCGAGATCAACATCACGCCGTTCATCGACGTGATCCTCGTCCTCTTGATCATCTTCATGGTGGCCGCACCGCTCTCCACCGTCGACGTTGCGGTGGAGCTTCCGACCTCCGCCGCCCCCCAGCAGCCGCGGCCGGAGAAGCCGATCTTCGTCAGCGTGAAGTCCGACCTCACCCTGGCGCTCGGCGAGGAAGTCGTGGCCCGTCCGGCCATGGGTCCGGCGCTGGATGCGCTCGCCAAGGGCAACAAGGATGAGCGCATCTTCCTCCGGGCCGACAAGGGCGTTCCCTACGGCGAACTGATGCAGGTGATGAACCTCCTCCGGTCCGCCGGATACCTCAAGGTCGGCCTCGTCGGTCTCGAGGACGTTTCCGGCGGCACGAAGCCATGA